ACATGAATCAATCCTTTCTCATGTTAGCTACTGTTAGTTAACTCTGTTTATACTCCCATGGCAAATAACCATTGCTTTTTAGGTTGGATTTGCTACAttagtatgttatagtttagaATGTAAAATCTGTTTTTTGGGTTGGATTGCTAGATTATTGAGTTATAACCGTTGGAATGATTCATTTAATTAGCTAACATGAATCAATCCTTTCTCATGTTAGCTTAAATCTGTTTATACTCCCATGGCAAATAACCCTTGCTTTTTAGGTTGGATTTGCTACAttagtatgttatagtttagaATGTAAAATCTGTTTTTTGGGTTGGATTGCTAGATTATTGAGTTATAACTGTTGGAATGATTCATTTAATTAGCTAACATGAATCAATCCTTTCTCATGTTAGCTTAACTCTGTTTATACTCCCATGGCAAATAACCATTACTTTTTAGGTTGGATTTGCTACAttagtatgttatagtttagaATGTAAAATCTGTTTTTTGGGTTGGATTGCTAGATTATTGAGTTATAACTGTTGGAATGATTCATTTAATTAGCTAACATGAATCAATCCTTTCTCATGTTAGCTTAACTCTGTTTATGCTCCCATGGCAAATAACCCTTGCTTTTTAGGTTGGATTTGCTACAttagtatgttatagtttagaATGTAAAATCTGTTTTTTGGGTTGGATTGCTAGATTATTGAGTTATAACTGTTGGAATGATTCATTTAATTAGCTAACATGAATCAATCCTTTCTCATGTTAGCTTAACTCTGTTTATACTCCCATGGCAAATAACCCTTGCTTTTTAGGTTGGATTTGCTACAttagtatgttatagtttagaATGTAAAATCTGTTTTTTGGGTTGGATTGCTAGATTATTGAGTTATAACTGTTGGAATGATTCATTTAATTAGCTAACATGAATCAATCCTTTCTCATGTTAGCTTAACTCTGTTTATACTCCCATGGCAAATAACCCTTGCTTTTTAGGTTGGATTTGCTATATTAGTAAGTTATAGTTTAGAATGTCAATTCTGTTTTTTGGGTTGGATTGCTACATTTTGAGTTATACTTTCATGAATCATTCAATTTTCACCATATATCAAACTATAACTCATGTTAGCTATTAGTAGTTAACTCTGTTTCTACTCCCATGCCAAATAACCCTTgctttttatgttggatttgctacattattaatttaaaatttagctAGTCAATCTTGTTTTTTGGGTTGGATCTCTACATTTGCATGAGTTGGAGTTCATGAATCATTCAATTTTCACCATGAATCAATCCTTTCTCATGTTAGCTATTATTAGTTAACTCTGTTTCTACTCCCATGCCAAATAAcccattaatttttttgttgtatttgctacattattaatttaaaatttagctAGTCAATTCTGTTGATGTTGCCtattgtaaaatgtttttttacagCTGTTTAGATTATCGTAGTGTCAATCTGGTTTTGGTTAAAatgtcgtcatcatcatcaatgtctTCTGCATCTGTTGTAAATCGTACTTTGAGTACACCTGTGTGCTTCTGTGACATTGAAGCCACAGTGAGATACTCAAATACTTCCATAAATCCTGGCCGAGCCTTCCTAGGATGTCGAAAGTACAACACTAAGGTAACTGTTGCTACATCATTCAAGGCACTTGCACCATTAGTTTATAGTCCCACATACTTTCTTGTTCATGTTATCTAATATTTCCCTTTGTCATGATTAGGGATTGCCATACTGCAAGTACTTCAAATGGGCAGATAGTCAAGACATAGATCAAGACCTTCTGAAAAGGAAGAATGATCTGTTAAGGAAAGAGGCATACCTGGATCAGATACTGGACGATATTCAAAGAAGAGAGATTCGACGATATTCAAAGAAGAGAGATTCGACGATATTCAAAGAAGAGAGATTCAACTCAGAAATATGGCGGATGAGATAGAGAAGAGGTAGATAGAGCTGACCACCATAAATGAGGAGATTGTGAAGAATATATCGATCCTTCTTCAGCAACAAGCTGACTTAAGGCGCTCCTGCACACTAGCTTCGCTATTTTGGGCTTTTGTCATTGTTCTCCTTTGTTACTTGCTAGTAACTAAGTGAATATGGGATGTAATACTGTCTGTTAATTTGCTCATGTTATTTCTATTGCAAAATATTTGTAAGTTAACCCTGCTTTAAGTTGGTCAGAACTTAAGATGACCAATGGTCGACAATATATGTGATGTACACACTTTTTTGTATTAGGTTGGAGTTGATGTAATTGTGTAATATGTAGAAGCACTCAATCATATCTATACATGTATTAGATTTCTTGAACCCGCTGCACTTGTATAACCCAGTTGGCCAAATTGTATTCACAGTTCCAGTATCAATgaaatttgtgtttttgtttggtTATCATTCAAAATTGTTAATTGCACAGGTGGTTGGATTGAGTGCTTGTATTGACCTGACCTATTGGATTTGGAAAGATAACCATCTTTCCTTTAGAAAACAATCTGGGCAATTGGTAACCACCAAATTGCCGTCCACAGTGAAATTAACCTGCTAACTCTTAACAATCTAAAGCTACTCGTGGACTTGCATCATATGAATACACTTTCTTATGTACAATCACTACAGTTTCCCCCTGTTAATTGTCACGATACCAGAAACAGCTAACTCAATCACCACAGTTTCCAGAAATCATGAAACTTGCCACAAGAATATAGAAACCGTATAAGAACCATgggctttcttttttcatgaaTCATAATTACAACTTCATAGACATATTACACCAAATCAACCCTTCTTCCCACATTACAGTTTCTTCATAGACATGCATTCCTTCCTGTTTCTTTATAACAATTACAGCAAAGATATAATTGAATCTATCACCTAATTACTTTCTTCCCACCTGTACAAACTTTGAATCAATATAGGCATGCATaaattacttttttacaaaaatggggCCATACTTCACCAACACTTCACCACATTAATGGGAGGTTCAACAACTGCCTATTACTACATACTATGGGCTTGCATCAAGAATCAAAATGCAAGCCATGTCACTTGCAACCCTTCTTCCCACATTAATTTGCCCAGCCGAGGTAGCCAAGTGATATATCATTTCACTTGTCAAAAACAGCAACTCCAAAATTCACCCACCAATCTTTCTTCCAAGAAGATTTACAAAAACCTGTACGGACCCCAACAAAATATCGTTCTTCCACAACAAAATAGTCTCAACCTCGTCAgcacaacaaaatatggccaataCATACTCCTGCACCAACAATAATCCTTTAGAAATGGTTTGACTTCATATCTAGTAGACTATTTTCTTGATAATACCAAGTAGgaaaccaaataaaaattataactcTTCCCAACAGAAACTTTCTTATACATACCTCTTTACGTTTAACCATATATCATTGCATGGCTACTTCACCATCCACAGGTTGTGATCCATCCACTCCAACTGATACCTATACATCATATATCGGTTAGTAGAATATGACACATTATTGACACATTAAAATAAGCCTTGTTTAGGAAtattacactttcttgactccCAACCATTATTTGCATGTTGATTTCATAACTTGAGCTGACTGGCACAGTCTAATAAGGCCCAGATATCAAAAACAATGAaactatataattagttaaaaacaCGGAGatgaattttctaaaaatatgattagttaataAGATGACTAGAACTCAAATACCTTTACATTTCCTGCATCATTAATAGCTATCTCTGATGGCCCAAATAAATTTCTAGACGTGTTTTGGGTTGGCAGTGTGCTTCCATCTCGCTAATTTGGCATACAAGAAACCAAATTAAATGTGTCATCACAATATTTGCATAAGAATCAACTCAAATAAACATGTATTTACCcaatataactcaaacaacagcaaataatatatccaaaATTACCTCTTTACGTTTTCCCTTTGCAGTTGCTGACTTAGTCCTTTGTTTAAATTTGCGCATCTCTTGCTCCATCCTGGATGCTCGTCTCAGAGATGGGGGTCTGCCTTTTCCGCGCACAACTCGTGGACTGAGTACAATTTTTTCACTTGGCACgtcatttatgttatttgatGTACCATCAACATTGGTCTAGCATTTGGGAATTGAAGGGGGTTCTTGGGTGTCACCATATAACTCAATCATAGAATACAACTTTGCCATTGCATCCTCAGTATGCTCTTTCGAACCCGCTGCACGTGTAATCATCCGGTAACAGATATTCAATAGGCTTGAATATCTGTTACTATCTTCCTGCTGAGACCCTGTGTCATATGTACTGCTGATTAACGTGTATCTCCGTTTGATATCCTTTCTCCATCGATTCAAAATGTATCTATCTTGCACAGTTTTTATCCCGTTACATTTGAATATGGCCAAGATATGCCTGCACAGTATCCCCCTCATCTGGAATAACCCACATGAACACTTAACATCGCAATCTTCCTCATTGAAGTCCACATGAAAGTTAACATGTTTAGTGAACTCGTCAACTAGCACTTCATCTTCTACCAGATAGGTCTTCTTCACACCATCTCTTCTAAGTAGAGATGGGTCCATATCGACTAGACCCATAACTTGCTCCTGCACTTCTCTAAATTTTGCATTCGTGTACAACTGTTGGAATCTCTTTTCCATCGGAGATCTAGATATGCATGGAATTGTAACGCTAAAAGATTGGAAGTCTGAGCTGATTTCATTCTCCATTTTCTTCCTCAAGGCATTGTCAAATTGGtcgacaaactctttcaagtttgtcTTCGCATGAACATATccgtcaaaaaatgcattcatgctctcgctccGTTGTGTTGTACTCATGCCAGCCCAAAAATATTCCTTTAGAAATACCGGTACCCAATGCGTGCGCTCAGCATACAAACTTTGCAACCACACATTCTCTTCCAAGTTGTACGCGCCAATTAACTCTTCCCAAGATTTCTCAAACTCTTCaatggtttgactgtcataaacaCATTTCATCAGCTGGGTTTTCAAGCCACTTTTGTAGGCACGGTGGGAACCAAGCTTCTCGGGAACTTTTTTCAGAATATGCCACAGGCAAAATCTATGTCTGCTTTTTGGAAATACAATAGAAATGGCATTTTTCATTGCTCTATCCTGGTTAGTAATAATAGTTGGCGGGgctataccatccatacactCTAGCCAGGTCTGAAATAACCATGTAAAAGTCTCTGTGTCTTCACTGGAAATTAACCCTGCTCCAAAGAGAATCGATTGCCCAtgatggtttacaccaacaaaggGTGCAAAGGGCATTCCATACCTGTTTGTTAGGTACGTGGTGTCAAACGTTACCACATCACCAAAATCTTGATAAGCTGCCCTGCTGCGTGGATCTGCCCAAAATACATTCTTCAACCTCCCATCatcatctaaatccatcaagGCAAAGAATCCGAGATTCTTGTATTGCATCCTCGTAAAATAGTCTCAAAGCGCTCCAGCACCACCTGCTCCAAGTCGTAAATGTCTTGCCTTGTCGATGTAGTTACGACAATCTTTTTCCAAAAATGGGAGGTTCTCAAATCCTCCCGCACCAACAACAAGAGATCCGAAGCTCTTGTTCATTCGAATGCCAGCAAGGTCGTTAGTATCTAGTACTCTTTTTTACGGCCTCACTAACTTCGCGATTACATCGGAAGAACCGGGATTTCTGTGGACTCAACCCATGATTATGGGTATTATGGACTGTGGTCAACCGCATCTTCCCCTGGACTTTTAAGGCATTAATCCGAGCCTTACAGTCAGTTTTCCCTGTCGGGCGTGGCTTGGCGACATTCATTGTCCTATTCTGCGCTTTTCCCCCACGAGTACAACCAATGGTGACATATCTGACATTTCCTTCGTCATCTCTCTCACTTCGTTGTGTCATGGATCCAAAACCGCATTTCTTAGCATATAGCCTATAATACTCCATTAATTCCTCAAAAGAATCAAACTCCATCCCCGATTTTGGCTCCATAATCATATCACCACCCTCCATTTGCCCTAACGGAGATGAGCCACCATCCAATTGGTCTAACGGAGGTGAATCGACAGTGCCATACTCGGTTTCATGTAGGTCTGGCCTCTCCTCTTCACCATGTTCATGCACTCTAGAGGAGGAACTGGGTGCTTCAGTTTCTTCACACCCAGGTGTATCCTCTTTACAAATCAGCACCTCTGTTGTAGAGCTTATAGCCATGAGAGGACTCGGATGTCCCATCCCATATTGAAATAGGTAACCAGCATTCTGCacaaacataaataattatGCTTCCAATAAAttcataacataaataaataaacaaagtaaTGGGGTATTACCATCTGAATGTTGCTTGTATATTGGTATGCATCTGGATATGGCATAAAAGCAGGTGCCCACGCAGGCCGTGGTGGATAATAAGTATATTTTGGCATGTTTGGAGCAGTTGTTGGGATGTCCTAACATAAAGATTATTAAGTTATAATTAGCAAGATCGAGGTTGATGAGTGCATacaaatgttaaaaataatagGAAGTCATACAGCATCTGGGGGATTTGAGCTAGATGGAATTGAGAGCTGTgggttttcttccccttttcccATGCTGAAATCTGAGAAAATTGTACAACCACCTTTATAATGGAATAAAGGTGTTCATACAAATGAAACCGTTTGTTAAATAGTAAACTCTCTTTATATTTATGCTCCAATTAAAACATGTAATTGCACATCAATATATTAGTCAGCTTGTACATATTATAACCCAATAGGCTGCGaagcaagaaatgaaaaagaacatGGAAAATTAACCCACTAGGATCTAGATACTTTCTTGTTTGGCCAGTGAGAATGGTCCCCTCTGTGTGTATATTCCAGACCAAATCTCCTAAAACATTTtgtaatctttttcttttccttctaacCATGAATGTAGGTTGATGAACAATTACATACGTACAATATTAAGTACACACAGCAGGAACCATGTTATTTTCCATGGCCATCAAAATAGTGCAAACACAATGGGCCAAGTACCATGTTATTGTGACAGTGACTCTATCTTTCCCACTTTATGCagaattttccaaaataattcttacaaaaaataaatttcatcataCTCCCATCATCATCAAATATAAGTAGTaggttataaaaaaagaaagaaagaaagaaagaaagaagtgaTGATAATGCCATTTAAAACAAGCAAACCGCGGTGGGCATGTTAGTTAGATGGAAGCTTAATTTTATTCAGGCAAACAACTGgggatatatttttgtaattcaaGTAAATCTTCTAAGACAAAATCTAGAGCTAAAAGCGGTTTAGgatccatttctttttttaatcttctaacACTTAATTATTGTTGTTAGCCAACGACACTAGAAACAACATACTTATAAGACATTTGCTTCTGAAAATGACTTTAATATGGCAATTGATGATTCATTTGTTTCTGAAAATGACTTGTACTCACGTGCCATTTCATCATTCAAGCTAACACACTCAAGCTAATACACTCCACCACAACATCG
This sequence is a window from Carya illinoinensis cultivar Pawnee chromosome 9, C.illinoinensisPawnee_v1, whole genome shotgun sequence. Protein-coding genes within it:
- the LOC122277086 gene encoding protein FAR1-RELATED SEQUENCE 5-like, which produces MQYKNLGFFALMDLDDDGRLKNVFWADPRSRAAYQDFGDVVTFDTTYLTNRYGMPFAPFVGVNHHGQSILFGAGLISSEDTETFTWLFQTWLECMDGIAPPTIITNQDRAMKNAISIVFPKSRHRFCLWHILKKVPEKLGSHRAYKSGLKTQLMKCVYDSQTIEEFEKSWEELIGAYNLEENVWLQSLYAERTHWVPVFLKEYFWAGMSTTQRSESMNAFFDGYVHAKTNLKEFVDQFDNALRKKMENEISSDFQSFSVTIPCISRSPMEKRFQQLYTNAKFREVQEQVMGLVDMDPSLLRRDGVKKTYLVEDEVLVDEFTKHVNFHVDFNEEDCDVKCSCGLFQMRGILCRHILAIFKCNGIKTVQDRYILNRWRKDIKRRYTLISSTYDTGSQQEDSNRYSSLLNICYRMITRAAGSKEHTEDAMAKLYSMIELYGDTQEPPSIPKC